From the Carya illinoinensis cultivar Pawnee chromosome 4, C.illinoinensisPawnee_v1, whole genome shotgun sequence genome, one window contains:
- the LOC122306369 gene encoding protein FAR1-RELATED SEQUENCE 5-like — protein MGEEEDGMARRPSTSTSQAFYMHQNVFGNPNVDHHPHDMNYPPPSSLEDFIRVEDSFGMPPYTQYQSSSNWEDLRQETPPASMTPKSVESENEANVGSCHDADEMFFDINEDLKGTTVVPDDEVQVEPPRSDMEFGSEKELIAYYKQYAKQEGFGVRTQRTKRDDEGRPVYVTIGCARGGKYYPKANTNMSKPRATTKTGCKAKVNATLNNNEKWVFTTVENSHNHITVSPKKSRLLRSHKHLDEYSQRILELNDRASIRMNKNFYSLVVDAGGYDNLAFQEKDCRNFMDKARYLRLGKGGSEALNEYFKRMRDQNDSFVSYMDVDDDGRLRNVFWADARSRAAYEYFGDVVSFDTTYLTNRYGMPFAPFVGVNHHGQSILFGAGLLSSEDTHSFVWLFRMWLDCMKGRAPKAIITDQDQAMKNAIATVFPETRHRYCL, from the exons ATGGGGGAAGAGGAAGATGGAATGGCACGCAGACCTTCGACCTCGACTTCACAAGCCTTTTACATGCATCAGAATGTATTTGGAAATCCAAATGTCGACCAT CATCCTCACGATATGAACTACCCTCCGCCGAGTAGTTTGGAGGATTTCATTAGAGTTGAAGATTCATTCGGG ATGCCACCTTATACTCAATACCAATCGTCGAGTAATTGGGAAGACTTGAGGCAAGAAACGCCTCCTGCGTCGATGACACCAAAGAGTGTAGAATCTGAAAATGAAGCAAATGTTGGAAGTTGTCATGATGCTGATG AAATGTTCTTCGACATAAATGAAGATTTAAAGGGTACCACTGTTGTCCCGGATGATGAGGTACAAGTTGAACCACCAAGATCCGATATGGAGTTTGGTAGTGAAAAAGAGCTTATTGCCTACTATAAGCAGTATGCCAAGCAAGAGGGATTTGGGGTAAGGACACAGAGGACTAAAAGAGATGATGAGGGGAGGCCTGTGTATGTGACCATTGGTTGTGCCCGTGGCGGAAAGTACTATCCTAAGGCAAACACTAATATGTCGAAACCACGGGCAACAACTAAAACGGGTTGTAAAGCGAAGGTAAATGCAACGTTGAATAACAATGAGAAATGGGTTTTCACCACTGTTGAAAATTCTCACAACCATATTACTGTGAGCCCCAAGAAAAGTAGACTATTGCGATCGCACAAGCATCTAGATGAATACAGTCAAAGAATCCTCGAGCTGAACGATAGAGCCAGTATACGAAtgaataagaatttttattCGCTTGTTGTTGACGCTGGGGGTTATGATAATTTGgcttttcaagaaaaagattGTAGGAATTTCATGGACAAAGCTAGATATTTAAGGTTGGGTAAAGGAGGTAGCGAGGCACTTAATGAGTATTTCAAAAGAATGAGAGATCAGAATGATAGTTTCGTTTCCTACATGGACGTGGATGATGATGGAAGACTACGGAATgtgttttgggctgatgcacggAGTAGAGCCGCCTATGAGTATTTTGGAGACGTTGTATCCTTCGATACAACGTATCTAACAAATAGGTATGGTATGCCGTTTGCTCCATTCGTTGGTGTTAACCATCATGGCCAGTCCATACTATTTGGGGCGGGATTGCTATCAAGCGAGGACACACATAGTTTTGTTTGGTTATTCCGAATGTGGTTGGATTGCATGAAGGGTAGGGCGCCGAAAGCTATCATAACCGACCAAGATCAAGCGATGAAGAATGCGATTGCTACTGTATTCCCTGAAACTCGTCATAGATATTGTTTATGA